In one Candidatus Rhabdochlamydia sp. T3358 genomic region, the following are encoded:
- the pdhA gene encoding pyruvate dehydrogenase (acetyl-transferring) E1 component subunit alpha has product MKKQTVITYNFFPSNLEKEIALIGKDKLLFVLEQMLLIRNFETRAEGAYLQGKIGGFFHSYIGQEAVQTAAIFAMGKDQWWATSYRCHALALLLGATPNELMAELLGRSNGNAKGRGGSMHFFTEQLLGGFGIVGGQIPISTGAAFSIKYKQKNALKESKQVSVCFLGEGAVAQGSFHESLNLASLWDLPCIYVIENNHWGMGTHVARALCLEPIAETKAPSFNMKGYTLDGMDFFNCYAGFSAAFEEVKKTSRPVLIEVITERFKGHSISDPALYRSKDELKNNMQKDPILLLMQVMQKANMITESEYQALNQKQKEIAIDALKYADQSPWPDPATLEQDVFAPLEESNT; this is encoded by the coding sequence ATGAAAAAGCAAACTGTAATTACGTACAATTTTTTTCCAAGTAATTTAGAAAAAGAGATTGCCTTAATTGGTAAGGACAAACTTCTTTTTGTACTCGAGCAAATGCTATTGATACGCAATTTTGAAACACGAGCTGAAGGAGCTTACCTGCAAGGTAAAATTGGTGGCTTCTTTCATTCTTATATTGGTCAAGAAGCCGTTCAAACAGCTGCTATTTTTGCCATGGGGAAAGATCAGTGGTGGGCCACTTCTTATCGTTGTCATGCCTTGGCCCTATTATTAGGGGCTACGCCCAACGAACTAATGGCAGAGTTATTAGGTCGTAGTAATGGTAATGCAAAGGGGCGTGGTGGTTCAATGCATTTTTTTACAGAGCAGCTTTTAGGGGGATTTGGAATTGTAGGAGGACAAATCCCTATTTCAACGGGTGCTGCTTTTAGCATTAAATATAAACAAAAAAATGCTTTAAAAGAGTCCAAGCAAGTTTCTGTGTGTTTTTTGGGAGAGGGAGCAGTAGCTCAGGGCTCTTTTCATGAATCACTGAACTTAGCCTCTTTGTGGGATCTTCCTTGTATATATGTGATTGAAAATAATCATTGGGGTATGGGAACCCATGTAGCACGAGCTCTTTGTTTAGAACCGATTGCAGAGACAAAGGCACCGAGTTTTAACATGAAAGGGTATACTTTAGATGGCATGGATTTTTTTAACTGCTATGCAGGTTTTTCTGCAGCATTTGAAGAGGTCAAAAAAACATCTCGTCCTGTTTTAATTGAGGTGATTACGGAAAGATTTAAAGGGCATTCCATTTCAGATCCTGCTTTGTATCGCAGTAAAGATGAATTAAAAAATAATATGCAAAAAGATCCTATCTTGTTGTTAATGCAAGTTATGCAAAAAGCAAACATGATCACAGAGAGCGAATATCAAGCTCTTAATCAAAAACAGAAAGAAATAGCAATAGATGCTTTAAAATATGCGGATCAAAGTCCTTGGCCCGATCCAGCAACACTAGAGCAAGATGTATTTGCTCCATTAGAAGAGAGTAACACATGA
- a CDS encoding DUF3820 family protein, with the protein MKKLRPIYYDTETTGVKSAKDRIIEIAAYDPLEDRSFVELINPECPIPKEASAIHHITDEMVKDAPSFKIIAEKFMQFCPDNTVLIAHNNDAFDQLFLEAEFRRAEVPLPFFQYIDTLKWSRKYRNDLPRHSLQFLRETYGFSANQAHRALDDVTILHQVFSVMIDDLPIQTVLQLLSKPQVVSRMPFGKHQGKPLEEVPRNYVTWLASSGAFDKSENKELKQSFEKLGVLTFTST; encoded by the coding sequence ATGAAAAAATTACGACCTATTTACTATGACACAGAAACAACTGGAGTAAAATCTGCTAAAGATCGAATCATTGAAATTGCAGCTTATGACCCCCTAGAAGATCGCTCCTTTGTAGAGTTAATCAACCCAGAATGCCCTATTCCAAAGGAAGCCAGTGCTATCCATCATATTACCGATGAAATGGTAAAAGATGCTCCTAGTTTTAAAATAATTGCAGAAAAATTCATGCAATTTTGCCCTGATAATACCGTATTAATTGCTCATAATAATGATGCCTTTGATCAATTGTTTTTAGAAGCGGAATTTAGACGAGCAGAAGTTCCCCTTCCTTTTTTTCAATATATCGACACCCTTAAATGGTCACGTAAGTATCGCAATGATCTCCCTAGACATTCTCTACAGTTTTTAAGAGAAACCTATGGTTTTTCTGCTAATCAAGCACATAGAGCTCTTGATGATGTGACTATACTCCATCAAGTTTTTAGCGTTATGATTGATGATTTACCGATTCAAACGGTATTGCAACTTCTTTCTAAACCTCAAGTTGTATCTCGCATGCCATTTGGCAAACATCAAGGAAAGCCTCTAGAAGAGGTTCCACGTAATTATGTCACATGGCTGGCATCTAGCGGAGCTTTTGATAAATCGGAAAATAAGGAATTAAAGCAAAGTTTTGAAAAATTAGGAGTTTTAACTTTTACAAGCACTTAA
- a CDS encoding aquaporin, giving the protein MKYIYELIGTFFLVLTVGLTVLNPGSAGLLAPLAIGSVLAVMVFAGAHVSGGHYNPAISLSVYVRGKLSVKDLGAYWLVQIIGAVIAAWIVMYLKGTSQAFPIHFDVWKAFLAEFIFTFALCYVVLNTAYSKATKGNSYYGFAIGFTVLAGAYAVGPISGGAFNPAVALGITMLDMSFWANFWVFLFANLIGGICAALVFKAAHSEK; this is encoded by the coding sequence ATGAAGTATATTTATGAGTTAATAGGAACTTTTTTCTTAGTTCTTACTGTTGGTTTGACAGTACTTAACCCAGGCAGCGCTGGGCTTTTAGCTCCCTTAGCTATTGGTTCTGTTCTTGCTGTTATGGTTTTTGCTGGTGCCCATGTATCAGGCGGTCATTATAACCCAGCCATCTCTTTATCTGTATATGTACGCGGAAAACTATCAGTAAAAGATTTAGGCGCCTATTGGTTAGTACAAATCATCGGAGCTGTCATAGCTGCATGGATTGTTATGTATTTAAAAGGCACTTCTCAAGCATTTCCTATACACTTTGATGTATGGAAGGCTTTTTTAGCAGAATTCATTTTCACCTTTGCACTTTGCTATGTTGTCTTAAATACCGCTTATTCAAAAGCAACAAAGGGCAATTCCTATTATGGCTTTGCTATTGGCTTTACAGTTCTTGCAGGAGCTTATGCTGTTGGACCGATCTCAGGTGGTGCATTTAACCCTGCTGTTGCTCTAGGGATCACCATGTTAGACATGAGTTTCTGGGCAAATTTTTGGGTGTTTTTATTCGCTAATCTAATTGGTGGAATATGCGCTGCTCTTGTATTTAAAGCAGCACACTCTGAAAAGTAA
- a CDS encoding ABC transporter ATP-binding protein, whose amino-acid sequence MKLLLHAALRSRRHLYLFIITFFTLLCLTISSQMEMFALGVLSNNGADFFTLFSKENSRDVVSLEHVQEKWDLIDKDHTGRITKQQATSFIAQKSEGNPLSWMLAKVKQKLSLSHNIKALILVLVAVAIFKAIWLFASRYTTQLLAIRVSRDLRQQYFEHIQSLPMSFYQQHNIGSLSARVVGDAGQIATSINSWLTNYLQTPFTIVTCLSMCFYLSWRLSLVIFFGVPLIIIPIVFLARRVKRVSRQLQKNQESFANILIEFLAGIQTIKIFSMEGFSLKKYKQQNERMAVLESKTAKYGLLTRPILHAITTLCLACVVLFGLYTIGMSLSQLIVFCGMLQLVYEPVKKFADENGNIQRGIVAAERMFEVLDIKPDIQDHPDATELTGFFDSIEFDKVWFRYQGDWILKDLSFTVRKGETVAIIGPTGAGKSTIVQLMPRLYDIQQGEVRIDGKPLKTYTQKSLREHIAFVSQKPFLFCDTISANIAFGRPFTSQEIEEAAKKAHAEEFIVRLPNQYQAMLAESGQNLSGGQQQRLAIARALVKKAPILILDEATSSLDSISEMHIKDAIISLKGEITQIIIAHRLSTIEHADKIIYLSQGAKIAEGTKEQLLENCPEFRRMWEVHYNLEKTPEESLS is encoded by the coding sequence ATGAAACTACTTTTACATGCTGCTTTAAGAAGCCGTCGTCATCTATATTTATTTATCATCACTTTCTTTACACTGCTTTGCCTAACAATTTCTAGTCAAATGGAGATGTTTGCTCTAGGCGTATTATCAAATAATGGAGCAGACTTTTTTACTTTATTTTCTAAAGAAAACAGTCGAGATGTAGTCTCTTTAGAACACGTGCAAGAGAAATGGGATCTGATTGACAAAGATCATACGGGGCGTATCACAAAACAACAAGCAACTTCTTTTATTGCACAAAAAAGCGAAGGTAATCCATTAAGCTGGATGCTTGCTAAAGTGAAACAAAAACTGAGTCTTTCTCATAACATTAAAGCTTTGATTCTAGTCTTGGTTGCTGTTGCTATCTTTAAAGCAATTTGGCTTTTTGCAAGTCGTTATACTACACAATTACTTGCCATTCGCGTCAGTAGGGATTTACGGCAGCAGTACTTTGAGCATATTCAGTCCTTGCCGATGAGTTTTTATCAACAGCATAATATTGGCAGTCTCTCTGCTCGAGTCGTTGGTGATGCAGGGCAGATAGCTACTTCCATTAATTCTTGGCTAACTAACTACCTGCAAACGCCCTTTACCATTGTTACTTGTTTGTCCATGTGCTTTTATCTTTCCTGGCGCTTATCTCTTGTCATCTTTTTTGGAGTGCCTTTAATTATTATTCCCATTGTGTTTTTAGCTCGTAGAGTTAAGAGGGTTTCTCGCCAACTGCAAAAAAACCAAGAGAGTTTTGCTAATATATTAATCGAATTTTTAGCTGGCATACAGACAATTAAGATTTTTTCTATGGAAGGGTTTTCCTTGAAAAAATATAAGCAGCAAAATGAGCGTATGGCTGTTTTAGAAAGTAAAACAGCTAAATATGGTCTTTTGACTCGTCCCATTTTACACGCAATTACTACCTTGTGTTTAGCTTGTGTTGTTTTATTTGGTCTTTATACAATTGGAATGAGTTTATCGCAGTTGATCGTGTTCTGTGGTATGCTTCAACTTGTATATGAACCTGTTAAAAAGTTTGCTGATGAAAATGGAAATATCCAGCGCGGGATTGTAGCTGCTGAGAGAATGTTTGAAGTCTTAGATATTAAGCCCGATATTCAAGACCATCCAGATGCAACTGAACTTACAGGATTTTTTGATTCGATAGAATTCGATAAAGTATGGTTTCGTTATCAAGGAGATTGGATCTTAAAAGACCTCTCCTTTACTGTCCGCAAGGGAGAAACAGTGGCTATTATTGGCCCTACAGGAGCTGGTAAATCAACGATTGTACAATTAATGCCTCGTCTTTACGATATTCAGCAAGGAGAGGTCCGTATTGATGGAAAGCCTTTAAAAACCTATACGCAAAAATCCTTGCGTGAACATATTGCTTTTGTTTCTCAAAAGCCCTTTTTATTTTGTGATACAATTAGTGCTAATATTGCTTTTGGACGCCCCTTTACTAGCCAAGAAATCGAAGAAGCAGCTAAAAAAGCGCATGCTGAAGAGTTTATAGTGCGCTTGCCTAATCAATATCAGGCAATGCTTGCAGAATCAGGGCAAAATCTCTCTGGAGGGCAACAACAGCGCCTAGCTATTGCAAGAGCTCTTGTTAAAAAAGCACCTATTCTCATTTTAGATGAAGCAACATCTTCGCTCGATTCCATTAGCGAAATGCACATTAAAGATGCGATTATCAGCTTAAAAGGGGAGATTACTCAGATTATCATTGCACACCGCCTTTCTACGATTGAGCATGCAGATAAGATTATTTATCTCTCCCAAGGAGCTAAAATTGCTGAAGGAACCAAAGAGCAGTTATTAGAGAATTGTCCTGAGTTCCGAAGAATGTGGGAGGTTCATTATAACCTAGAAAAAACTCCAGAAGAATCGCTATCTTAA
- a CDS encoding acetyl-CoA carboxylase carboxyltransferase subunit alpha produces the protein MLAHEKQIVEYEKTISQLKEQNKKDSTLWTKDEIENLEAKLEKLKKNICSQLTPWERVTISRHPKRPKANDYIRSLTEKFIELHGDRTFGDDPAIICGLAKIDGINFMVIAQEKGHDTESRLHRNFGMPHPEGYRKALRCMRVAAKFHLPILCLIDTPGAYPGLAAEERGQGWAIAQNLFEMSRLPTPIIAILIGEGCSGGALGIGVADVIGMLEHSYYSVISPEAGSSILWKDTNQNETAAKALRMHVEDLLKFKIVDAKIEEPLGGAHHDPSFIYAQVKRYILEQYNRLTHIDPDVLIEQRYQKYRQIGKFLVEDMGLPQE, from the coding sequence ATGTTAGCCCATGAAAAGCAGATTGTGGAATACGAAAAGACAATCTCTCAATTAAAAGAGCAGAATAAAAAAGATAGTACTTTGTGGACAAAGGACGAAATAGAGAATTTAGAAGCAAAGCTAGAAAAATTAAAAAAAAATATATGCTCTCAATTAACCCCTTGGGAAAGAGTCACCATCAGTCGTCATCCTAAAAGACCTAAAGCAAATGACTATATTCGCAGTCTAACGGAAAAATTTATTGAATTACATGGAGATAGGACATTTGGGGATGATCCTGCAATCATATGTGGATTGGCGAAAATAGACGGTATAAATTTTATGGTGATTGCACAAGAAAAGGGCCATGATACAGAAAGTCGTTTGCACCGCAATTTTGGAATGCCTCATCCGGAAGGATATCGCAAAGCTTTAAGATGTATGCGTGTTGCTGCTAAGTTTCATTTGCCTATCTTATGTTTAATCGATACTCCAGGGGCTTATCCAGGTCTTGCTGCAGAAGAAAGAGGTCAAGGATGGGCGATTGCACAGAATCTTTTTGAAATGAGCCGACTTCCTACTCCAATTATTGCTATTTTAATTGGAGAAGGGTGTTCTGGTGGAGCTCTTGGAATTGGAGTGGCCGATGTAATAGGAATGTTAGAGCATTCTTATTATTCCGTAATTTCTCCAGAAGCAGGTTCTTCTATTCTTTGGAAAGATACCAATCAAAATGAAACCGCAGCTAAAGCCTTAAGAATGCATGTAGAAGATTTATTGAAATTCAAGATTGTAGATGCCAAAATTGAAGAGCCTTTAGGTGGTGCTCATCACGATCCATCTTTTATCTATGCTCAAGTTAAAAGATATATTCTTGAGCAATATAATAGGCTAACACATATAGATCCGGATGTTCTTATTGAACAACGCTATCAAAAATATCGACAAATTGGTAAGTTCTTGGTTGAAGATATGGGGTTACCTCAAGAGTAA
- a CDS encoding L,D-transpeptidase, whose translation MAIGRILLIGSTALFSMIAITALIKQSRAHDKKTSGQIEKKPAPPVIVQQKTEVKSTKPLSLNGDLPCIDRIYQLFSKNPASQFPIVETISYSSSVSWLAGRPAWLNDYADYYQTSSSFILRSLGTKGEYSSQRRIVEGNRFNVFRRDKKVEFYLLVDVSLCKMGFYYFDVGTNERVLLKTYSIGLGKLDTSKPSGSLTPLGKYLLGKRIATYQLESKGVYQNKTVEMITVFGTHWIPFEQEVERASESAKGYGLQGSPWVADPSGQLVEDLTCIGGYSSNGCIRLASKDIEELFLIVTTKPTFIEIVKDFKEAILPGVEVAAPSR comes from the coding sequence TTGGCTATTGGAAGAATTCTACTGATTGGTTCAACTGCTTTGTTTTCTATGATAGCAATTACAGCTCTAATCAAACAAAGTAGAGCTCATGATAAAAAAACAAGCGGCCAAATAGAGAAAAAACCAGCTCCTCCTGTGATTGTGCAACAAAAAACAGAAGTGAAAAGTACTAAGCCGCTTTCACTCAATGGAGATTTACCTTGTATAGATCGGATTTATCAGCTCTTTTCTAAAAATCCAGCTTCTCAATTTCCGATTGTCGAGACGATTTCTTATAGCAGCTCTGTTTCTTGGTTAGCAGGTAGGCCTGCTTGGTTAAATGATTACGCCGACTACTATCAAACCTCTTCTTCTTTTATTCTACGTAGCCTAGGTACAAAAGGGGAGTATTCTTCACAAAGAAGGATAGTAGAAGGAAACCGTTTTAATGTATTTCGTAGAGATAAAAAAGTTGAATTTTATCTACTTGTAGATGTTTCTCTTTGCAAAATGGGTTTTTATTATTTTGATGTAGGAACTAATGAGAGGGTATTATTAAAAACATATTCCATTGGTTTAGGCAAATTGGATACAAGTAAACCCTCTGGCAGTTTAACGCCTCTGGGTAAGTATCTTCTGGGAAAGCGGATTGCTACCTATCAATTAGAAAGCAAAGGGGTTTACCAGAATAAAACAGTAGAAATGATTACAGTATTTGGCACTCATTGGATCCCTTTTGAGCAAGAAGTAGAGAGAGCCTCGGAATCTGCTAAAGGCTATGGATTACAAGGCTCTCCCTGGGTCGCTGATCCTAGCGGGCAGCTTGTAGAGGATTTGACGTGTATTGGAGGCTATAGCAGCAATGGATGCATTCGATTAGCCTCAAAAGATATAGAGGAGCTTTTTTTAATAGTGACTACCAAACCAACATTTATTGAAATTGTTAAAGATTTTAAAGAAGCTATCCTGCCTGGTGTAGAAGTAGCAGCACCTTCGCGTTAA
- a CDS encoding HU family DNA-binding protein, whose translation MATITKKKLIQMISRHRGLHPNDVRNVIQSFLDKTTDYLSEGNRLELRDFGVFEVVERKQKIGRNPKNAAVPIIIPARLAVKFTPGKKMRKLMEKKRKLTTATEHQSVYKNVPIS comes from the coding sequence ATGGCAACAATTACTAAAAAAAAGTTGATTCAGATGATTTCTAGGCATCGAGGACTGCACCCTAATGATGTACGTAATGTGATTCAATCATTTTTAGATAAAACAACGGATTATCTCTCTGAAGGAAATCGCCTGGAATTGCGCGATTTTGGGGTTTTTGAAGTAGTAGAGCGGAAGCAGAAAATTGGTCGTAATCCTAAAAATGCAGCTGTTCCTATTATCATTCCTGCTAGATTGGCAGTAAAATTTACCCCAGGTAAGAAGATGCGTAAGCTAATGGAAAAGAAAAGAAAACTAACCACAGCCACAGAACACCAATCTGTATATAAAAATGTGCCGATTAGTTAA
- the tyrS gene encoding tyrosine--tRNA ligase translates to MIIEHLQNRGLLEATTSDELANLLKKPTKVYLGFDPTADSLHIGNLVGIVVLRWFQKFGHTPVVILGGATARIGDPSGKSVERPLLDTQTIATNVSSITKHFEQVLDFSDSSTRPLILNNDQWLKEYPFIDFLQDVGRHFRLGVMLAKDSVKTRLSSEEGISFTEFSYQLLQAYDFYRLYTDHNVLVQLGGSDQWGNITAGIDFVRKKISTQVFGYTFPLLTRNDGRKFGKTEQGTIWLSKDKCSAYQFYQYFYRIQDTEVIRLMRMLTFMELEEIAEYEQAIKSSEYVPNTAQKRLAEEMTQLIHGNAGLQIAQKVTQCLAPGGKAILEFDVLKEISANDMPIEYLEQSELMGQKYIDISVKIGLVSSKSEAARLISNNGAYLNNQKVHDIHFLIEPGMAIEDQFLVFGSGKRKKILVSIKKIV, encoded by the coding sequence ATGATTATAGAGCATTTGCAAAATCGCGGTTTATTAGAAGCTACCACTAGTGATGAGCTAGCAAATCTTCTTAAAAAGCCTACCAAAGTATATTTAGGATTTGATCCAACAGCCGATAGCTTACATATTGGTAATTTAGTCGGTATTGTCGTTTTACGCTGGTTTCAAAAGTTTGGCCACACTCCCGTTGTTATTTTAGGAGGGGCTACTGCACGAATTGGGGATCCTTCAGGCAAGAGTGTAGAACGTCCCTTACTCGATACTCAGACAATTGCCACTAATGTGAGTTCTATCACTAAGCATTTTGAACAAGTGCTTGATTTTTCTGATTCTTCTACACGCCCCCTTATTCTCAATAATGATCAATGGCTTAAAGAATATCCATTCATTGATTTCCTGCAAGACGTAGGAAGGCATTTTCGCTTAGGGGTTATGCTAGCTAAAGATAGTGTGAAAACCCGCCTTTCTTCTGAAGAGGGGATAAGTTTTACCGAATTTAGCTATCAATTGCTGCAGGCTTATGATTTTTATCGTTTGTATACTGATCATAATGTGCTGGTGCAGTTAGGAGGTAGCGATCAATGGGGTAATATTACAGCTGGTATCGATTTTGTACGCAAAAAGATAAGCACACAGGTATTTGGATATACTTTTCCTTTGCTTACTCGCAATGATGGCAGAAAATTTGGTAAAACAGAACAGGGAACTATTTGGCTTTCTAAAGATAAATGTTCTGCTTATCAATTTTATCAGTATTTCTATCGAATTCAAGATACGGAAGTTATTCGTTTAATGCGCATGCTTACTTTTATGGAGTTAGAAGAGATTGCAGAATACGAGCAAGCCATAAAAAGCTCAGAGTATGTTCCCAATACAGCGCAAAAGCGTTTAGCAGAAGAGATGACTCAGCTGATTCATGGAAATGCAGGACTACAAATTGCTCAAAAGGTTACGCAGTGCTTAGCTCCTGGTGGTAAAGCAATTTTAGAATTTGATGTATTAAAAGAAATTTCAGCTAATGATATGCCCATTGAATATTTAGAACAGTCTGAGTTAATGGGTCAAAAATATATAGATATTTCTGTAAAAATAGGTCTTGTTTCTAGTAAAAGTGAAGCAGCAAGGCTTATTAGTAATAATGGCGCATATCTCAATAATCAAAAAGTTCATGATATTCATTTTTTAATTGAACCAGGGATGGCAATTGAAGATCAGTTTTTAGTCTTCGGCTCTGGTAAAAGAAAAAAAATATTAGTTTCTATTAAAAAAATAGTTTAA